CAGGGTGTTTTTCATCAACGCTACCAAAGTCATAAAGAGGCATGAGTTGGATATGGGTGATGCCCAGCTGTTTGAGATATTCCATACCGATGACCTGTTCCCCTATCCTTGGACTTTCGAGTAATCCCTGAAATTTTCCTGCCTGTGTAAAATTTGCTTCTTGTTGCATGGAGAAATCGCGTACACTCATCTCGTAAATAATAGCCTTGGTAGGTTTGACTTGATGTGCTACGCGTGAGATAGGTTGGCTGATTTTATCCTTGTCAATGACAAAACTTCGTCCAGAATTTGCCTCAGAAGCAAGAGCGTAAGGGTCGTGGACCTCTCGCCATTCATTTTGAACTTTATGGAGATAGCTGTAAGCTTGTCCTTCAAAATCTCCTTGAAGAGTGGTTTGCCAGACACCTTTATCCCCACGAGAAAGCGGAAAACTTTGGCCTCCTAGGAGAATAAAGACCTGTTCGGAAATCGGTGCCCAAAATCGAAAATGAGTTGAGTTTGGGGTATAGTTAGCTCCCAAATCATCGCCTTCATAAGCAAAGAGCTCATCGAAAATTGGTTGACGAATAATATCTCTAAGATTTAAGAAAGCCTTGTTGCGGTCTTGGTCATAAATCCAGTAAGGTGTGTCCAGCAAAAATTTTTCAGGACTTTGAAGAGTGAGGAGTACTTGCTTGTCCTTGTGGTGAACTTCTAGAAGTGACAAAGCTTGTTTTGGATTTTCAAGGCTAAAGACAAGATCATCAGAAAAGAAGGCCATGTCCATCTCGATACGGACAAGATCTTCACCATCTAAAAAAGCTTGAAATGTGCGGAAAACCATAAGTTTCCTTTCTAATGTTCAATGATTTGGTGGGGGATGAGCTGGCGGTAGCAGATTTGCCGATTGTTTTTGGCATCGTTAATGATTTGTAAAATGGTATTAAAGGATGTTTGCCCCAGCTCTAAGGTATTGATGTCGATGTGGGCAGCTAGATTTAGCTTTGGTCGAAGAGACGAGAAGGTCAAGACAGGGATATCGAGCTGAGCTTTTTCGAGGAATTTGCAGACCCCTTCAGCCAAGAGAGCATCAGTCGTGATAATGGCGTCTATGGCTGGATTGTGCTTGAGCAGACGCTTGGTAAACTGATAGCCCTTATCTTCTAGAAATTCACTGGCAAAGGCCACACGATGGCTGTCCAGTGAGAGGTTGTGCTCTAGCAGTGCTTCTTGGTAGCCTTGATAGCGGTCTTGGGTGACAAAGAGTTTTTTATTGCCCCCTAGAAAGGCGATGTGCTGGCAACCTTTTTGGATAAAGTAGGTCGCCGCATCAAACCCTGCTTGGATATTGTCATTATCGACCAGAGGGATGAAGGGTGAGAGGGATTTCCCAAGGATTAAAAAGGGGAACTGCTCCTCGCTGACCATCTGGACGAGCGGGTCGTCCTCTTGGGCATAGAGGAAAATCAAGCCATCCACACGCTTGCCCATGACCATCTGAGAGATGGCTTCCATGCGTTCTTCCTCATTTTTCCCAGTGGCAATCTGGATGGCGTAGTGATGCTCAGCTGCAGCTTGGGCAATGCCCCGAAAGACCGATGGGAAAAAAGGATTTTGGTAAAAAATATCCGAATCATCAGGCAACACTAGACCGATGACCTGCGTGTAGCTGCTGACCAGACTTCTGGCATTGAGATTGGGGTGGTAGTTGAGCTCCTTCATCGCCTTGCGGACCCGTTTTTTAGTCTCCTCGCTAATGCTGGACTTATTTTGCACCACACGGGTGACCGTTGAGGGAGAAACCCCAGCTACTTTAGCAACATCTTTGATGGTAACACGCATAAAAACCTCCTAATGACCCGATTTCTCATCGCGGAACTGAGTTTTGTAAAATAAAATCACGAGATACAGGACAAATAAAATATTTTGACAGGTGACCATAGTGGTCATTGGTTGTCCTAATAGACCCAAAATAAGGGCAATCAGGGTTGGTACTCCTAAGCAATTGAGAGTAAAGTGGTAGCATTCCTTGACAGTTTGAAAAGAAAACAGTTTCGATTTTTTAGTCAAGTAAAGGAAAAAAGTTGCCCCAAAAACTATGATAAAAAAGTTTAAGGATAATAAAAAGGCAGATAGTCCCATTAAAAAGAGACTGACGGTCAAACGATTTTGCTGAAACCAGTCTTGGTTAATCGCCTCTACCAAACTTTCCTTACTTTTTATGGCTTGGTTATCAATCGCTTGATAGGAGAGATTGGCCAAGCGTTTTCCTGCTTGACTGATGATGAGCTGCTCAGGTTCAAAGGCCAGTGTTAGATTTTGTCCTAGCTGAGTGTTCTCTTTTCCAATATGGACATCGCCTGCAGGGCTCGTATGCTTACCTGAATTTCCTGTGTAATGTAGCTGATGATTGGCAATTTCTGTATGCTGTACAAAATCTTGCAGAACATCGTCCGTTAAAGGTTCAAAAACTTCTTCAATAAAGGTTGTAAGCGGATAAGACGTTCGATCAGCATGCTGAATGGATAGCGGAATGAGCATCAGTGCAATCAAAAAGACACTCGTAAAGAATAGTTGAAACCAGCTGAAAGATTTACGATTGGCAAAAGGGCGACGAAAACCCCAGATATTTGCAAAATAAGAAAACGGGTAAGGAAGCATAGGCGTACTTTCTAATGTGAATGTAGTGTCAAGGAGGTTCGCAGATGAATGCTAGGAGAGAAGTCTGTTTTAAGTATAGTGAATGGAGAGAGGAATAGGACAAGGCAAGGGGCTGCAGAGAAAACCAGCGTTCATCAAAATGACTGAACGATGTTCAAATCCTTATGCAATTCACTATAAAAAACAGGGTGGGACAAGATTATCCCTTGTCGCCACCACTTGTTAAGCCTGATACAAAGTTCTTTTGTAGGAAGAAGAATAAAATACAGATTGGAAGAGCGGTAAGGATAGCTCCAGCCGCAAAGAAAGCGATTTTGAGGTTTTTCACATCGCTGACAAACGTTCTAAGCCCAACGGCTACTGTGTAGTATTCTTTTTCACGCAGTAAGAAACTGGATAAGATATAATCTCCGAAAGGTCCCATGAAGGCCCATAGAGCCTGTACGGCAATCATCGGACGCACGAGTGGCAAGACGATTTGCCAGAAACGTCTGAAATGACCAGCTCCATCTAGCTTTGCAGATTCGTCAAGAGAAATCGGAACGGTGTCAAAGTAGCCTTTCATCAACCAAGCATTCATCGGAATTCCTCCACCAACGTAAATCAGGATAAGAAACCAACTATGATTGAGGGCATTGAGCATGAGTGCCATCACAAAGAAGGCTGTCAAAGCTGCCATGGTTGGCACCATTTGAATAATTAAGAAGAAGACCAGACTTTGTTTTCTTGCCAGAAAATTGTATCGGCTGTAAGCGTAACCAGCTAATACTACTATACTGGTTTGGACAATCATTGTCAAGAAGGCAATGATGAGGGTGTTTAGATACCAAGTCCCATAGAGGGTTTCAGAAAAGAGTTTACTAAAATTATCCAAGCTAAAATTGATATTAGTGTCCAGTTTAAAGGCCACGACGTTCCCTGTTTTAAAGGCCGATAAAATGGTAATCAAAATGGGATAGAGGATGATGACAGATAAAGCAACTAAGTAAAAGTAAGTCAAAAAATGACTGAAGCGACGTTTTAATTTAACAGAATTCATCTTATACATCCTCCATTTCAAAAGCGTGTAATTTCTTGAAGGCAATCATGGAAATGGAAATGACAATGAGAGAGATAATCAAGGTTACAGCTGCTGCCATAGAGTATTGCGGAGCTGTTCCTGTTGTTAGACGATAGATCCATGAAATCAAGATATCCGTTGAACCAGCTCCTCCTCCGACACTACCAGGACCACCCCCATTAAAGAGGTACATAATAGAGAAATTATTAAAGTTAAAGGTGTATTGGCTGATGAGTGTTGGTGCTGCAACAGCGAGAATCATTGGGAAGGTAATATTGCGGAATTTTTGCCATGCATTTGCCCCGTCGATATAAGCTGCTTCGTAAAGATCATTTGGAATGGATTGCAAAATACCAAGGGTCAACACATAGATATAAGGAAATCCTAACCAACCTTGCATCATAATCAGAGCTACCTTGGTCCAAGTGGGATCTGTTTTCCAAGGAATGATATGCCCGTTTAGGAATGGTAAGACCTTACCCAGTAGTGGGATAACCTGAGTATTGATAGCTCCGATACTGTCATTAAACATATTGCTAAATGTCAAGATGGTAATAAAAGCCGGTACAGCCCAAGGAAGAAGGAAGATAACCCCAAATATGCGTTTTCCTTTTATGAAAGGTTGATTGGCCACGATAGCGGTAAAGATACCAATGACGATTTGTACCGTTGAGGCAGCAAGTGCCCAAATGATTGTCCAAGAAAGAACAGAGCCAAAGGCACTGCGGAAGGTACTTAAACGCCAAATATTGGAAAAGTTGCTAAAGCCAACCCAATCCAAGAGCTTGGTCGGTGGCAGGTGCTTAAAGTCATAATTCGTAAAAGCGATGAGGAGTGTCACCACCACTGGAAAGATGATGGCAGCTGTCATAGCGATGTAAGAAGGAATGATGAGGAGATATGGAAAACCATTGCTGTAAATTTCCTTCCCCATATCTGAAAGAGTGATAGGGACTTTGAACCCATCATTCCATCGTTTGGCAACTATGTAGGCATCTTTTAGATTTAAGGCGTAAAAAATGCCATAAACTACCACTAAAATCAAATGGAAAGAACCGCGGATCAACATAAATAAGGAATTGTCGCGAAACGGTCGTGTTCCCAAGGTTATTAGCCCCGCTAGTTCTGGGGCTGCAATAGCGACTAGGTAAATCAGAAAAACGAGTGTGACACCAAGGAAAATCAGCCCTTTTGCCCTTTGTTTATTATAGATTTGTCCAAGTCCTGGAATGAAGGAGAGCCATAATGCTTTGTTTGGATTTTGTTGTGTCGTCATAAAAATCTCCTTTGGGAAATCTTGATGAGCCTTAAAAGGCAATCATCAAGAGAGATAAGCAAGATAAAGAGAAGACCCGACTGGGAGTGCCTATCGAGTCTCATCTGCTATCTACCATCCTAGCGGTTAGTCAGGATTATTTGTCACCAAATTTTTGTTCAATGGTGTCTTTAATCAATTTAACAGCATCTTCAGCAGCAGTTTTAGCATCTTTTTTACCACTGACAGCATCAAAGAGCATTGTTTTTGCTGGATCCCAAATGGTACTCATTTCAGAGATATTTGGCATTGGATGAGCAGCCTTGAATTGTTGAATAACAGCACTAGTTAGCTCATCATTTTTACCTTCTGCATAGGTACGAGCTTCTGTATTTGCTGGGATTTCATTTGTCGCATCATAAAAAGCTTTTTGTTGTTCAGTTGTTGTCAAGAATGAGACAAATTTTTGAGCTAATTCTGGATTTTGGCTGCCTGCAGGGATGACCCAAGCTTTTCCTCCGCCAAAGGCTTCATAATTTTTACCATTTGGAAGAGTTGGGATGGTTGCTACTCCATAGTTAATTTTTGCATCCTTAAAGGCAGAAGCCTTCCAAGGCCCATCAATAATCGCAGCCGTTTTTCCTTCTTGGAATTGAGTTTGGATTAAGTTTCCTGCACCTTCAGCATCTTGCATTCCTTTTGGCCATTTTTCGTACCAAGTTTTAGCGTATTCGACACCTTTAATGGAGCCTTCGTTAGCAAGACCGACATCTTTAGGATCTTTTCCGTTATCTCCAAAGACATAGCCTCCATTACCAGCTAAGAGTCCGTAAGTATAGTAGAAGTTTGTCCAGTCTGCAAGAAAGGCAGTGGTTTTTCCATTTTCTCCTGCAAAGTTGTATTTACTATCTTTTGCAAGTTCCTCAACTTCTGCGAATGTTTTTGGTGCTTCAGAAATCAAATCCTTATTATAGTACATTACCAAAGTTTCAATAACAGCAGGAGCACCGTAAGTAGTTCCACCGACGGTTACGAGAGATTTCGTTGTATCATCCGCCATTCCTTCTTTTTCTAGCTTAACTTCAGCTAGTTGACCGTCTGTTCCAAGGCTACCTACACGGTCGTATGGAGACATCATCACATCGGGTGCCTTGCCGGATTGATTATCAAGCGAAAGGTTTTCTAGGCCGGTTAACTGATCTCCAGTTTTGATTGTTACCTTTGCACCACTTTCTTTTTCGAATGCTGCCGCTGCTTTTTCAGCGTATGCCTTGTACTGTTCTTCAACGTAGAAAGTCAGACTTTTGCCGTCACCTCCAGCATTATCAGTGGATTTTCCTCCACAAGCAACTAGCATCAAGCTAGCCAAACCAACAGTTCCAAGAACTGCAGCACTTCTAAACAATCTATGTTTCATGAATGTATTCCTCCTAAAGAAAATATAAGAAATGAGAGTAGTTTACGCAAACGTTTTCTTAAACTATAATCAGTATAGCAAAAAAAGAAAACGGTTGCAAGGATTTTTTGAAAAATTTTTTAAAAAAGTTTAGAAGCATTTTCTAGTGTATTTTATAGTTGAAAAACATAGAAAAAACATAGGTTTCTTAAAAAATTTGGAAAAAATTATAAAAACGGTTGCACTTCTCCCTGTTTTGAGATATAATCAAATCAACGCAAACGTTTTCATGAAAATCAAACGCTTGTTGAATAGACTACTATTGAGGTGATGATATGAAAAAACGACAAAGTGGCGTTCTCATGCACATTTCTTCCCTTCCAGGGAAATATGGGATTGGCTCTTTTGGCAAAAGTGCCTACGAATTTGTGGACTTTCTAGTGCGGACCAAGCAACGCTATTGGCAGATTTTGCCCTTAGGGACGACGAGCTATGGAGACTCTCCCTACCAGTCTTTCTCAGCTTTTGCGGGAAATACGCATTTTATCGATTTTGACCTCTTGATTGAGGCAGGACTGTTGACAGGAGAAGACTTGGCAGGCCGTGATTTTGGGGACAATCCTCATCAGGTAGATTATGCCAAAGTCTTTGAAGAAAGAC
The window above is part of the Streptococcus himalayensis genome. Proteins encoded here:
- a CDS encoding LacI family DNA-binding transcriptional regulator, translating into MRVTIKDVAKVAGVSPSTVTRVVQNKSSISEETKKRVRKAMKELNYHPNLNARSLVSSYTQVIGLVLPDDSDIFYQNPFFPSVFRGIAQAAAEHHYAIQIATGKNEEERMEAISQMVMGKRVDGLIFLYAQEDDPLVQMVSEEQFPFLILGKSLSPFIPLVDNDNIQAGFDAATYFIQKGCQHIAFLGGNKKLFVTQDRYQGYQEALLEHNLSLDSHRVAFASEFLEDKGYQFTKRLLKHNPAIDAIITTDALLAEGVCKFLEKAQLDIPVLTFSSLRPKLNLAAHIDINTLELGQTSFNTILQIINDAKNNRQICYRQLIPHQIIEH
- a CDS encoding DUF1189 domain-containing protein; protein product: MLPYPFSYFANIWGFRRPFANRKSFSWFQLFFTSVFLIALMLIPLSIQHADRTSYPLTTFIEEVFEPLTDDVLQDFVQHTEIANHQLHYTGNSGKHTSPAGDVHIGKENTQLGQNLTLAFEPEQLIISQAGKRLANLSYQAIDNQAIKSKESLVEAINQDWFQQNRLTVSLFLMGLSAFLLSLNFFIIVFGATFFLYLTKKSKLFSFQTVKECYHFTLNCLGVPTLIALILGLLGQPMTTMVTCQNILFVLYLVILFYKTQFRDEKSGH
- a CDS encoding sugar ABC transporter permease, with translation MYKMNSVKLKRRFSHFLTYFYLVALSVIILYPILITILSAFKTGNVVAFKLDTNINFSLDNFSKLFSETLYGTWYLNTLIIAFLTMIVQTSIVVLAGYAYSRYNFLARKQSLVFFLIIQMVPTMAALTAFFVMALMLNALNHSWFLILIYVGGGIPMNAWLMKGYFDTVPISLDESAKLDGAGHFRRFWQIVLPLVRPMIAVQALWAFMGPFGDYILSSFLLREKEYYTVAVGLRTFVSDVKNLKIAFFAAGAILTALPICILFFFLQKNFVSGLTSGGDKG
- a CDS encoding sugar ABC transporter permease: MTTQQNPNKALWLSFIPGLGQIYNKQRAKGLIFLGVTLVFLIYLVAIAAPELAGLITLGTRPFRDNSLFMLIRGSFHLILVVVYGIFYALNLKDAYIVAKRWNDGFKVPITLSDMGKEIYSNGFPYLLIIPSYIAMTAAIIFPVVVTLLIAFTNYDFKHLPPTKLLDWVGFSNFSNIWRLSTFRSAFGSVLSWTIIWALAASTVQIVIGIFTAIVANQPFIKGKRIFGVIFLLPWAVPAFITILTFSNMFNDSIGAINTQVIPLLGKVLPFLNGHIIPWKTDPTWTKVALIMMQGWLGFPYIYVLTLGILQSIPNDLYEAAYIDGANAWQKFRNITFPMILAVAAPTLISQYTFNFNNFSIMYLFNGGGPGSVGGGAGSTDILISWIYRLTTGTAPQYSMAAAVTLIISLIVISISMIAFKKLHAFEMEDV
- a CDS encoding extracellular solute-binding protein, giving the protein MKHRLFRSAAVLGTVGLASLMLVACGGKSTDNAGGDGKSLTFYVEEQYKAYAEKAAAAFEKESGAKVTIKTGDQLTGLENLSLDNQSGKAPDVMMSPYDRVGSLGTDGQLAEVKLEKEGMADDTTKSLVTVGGTTYGAPAVIETLVMYYNKDLISEAPKTFAEVEELAKDSKYNFAGENGKTTAFLADWTNFYYTYGLLAGNGGYVFGDNGKDPKDVGLANEGSIKGVEYAKTWYEKWPKGMQDAEGAGNLIQTQFQEGKTAAIIDGPWKASAFKDAKINYGVATIPTLPNGKNYEAFGGGKAWVIPAGSQNPELAQKFVSFLTTTEQQKAFYDATNEIPANTEARTYAEGKNDELTSAVIQQFKAAHPMPNISEMSTIWDPAKTMLFDAVSGKKDAKTAAEDAVKLIKDTIEQKFGDK